Proteins encoded together in one Vigna angularis cultivar LongXiaoDou No.4 chromosome 5, ASM1680809v1, whole genome shotgun sequence window:
- the LOC108339170 gene encoding L-ascorbate peroxidase 5, peroxisomal-like — protein MAKAIGDADYVKEIEKARRDLHALISNRNCAPLMLRLAYVTYNLWHDAGTYDVKTRTGGPNGSIRNARELNHATNKGLETTFVFCEDVKAKHPKVSYADLDQLAGVVAVQIKCRRPTIDFVPGRFSNSPTLFSLMHVFRFSMF, from the exons ATGGCAAAGGCTATAGGTGATGCTGATTATGTGAAGGAAATTGAGAAGGCTCGTCGTGACCTTCACGCTCTTATCTCCAACAGAAATTGTGCCCCTCTCATGCTTCGATTAGCATATGTTACTTATAATTT GTGGCATGATGCTGGTACTTATGATGTTAAGACAAGAACAGGAGGCCCCAATGGTTCTATTAGGAATGCACGAGAGTTGAATCACGCAACAAACAAGGGGCTGGAAACAACATTTGTGTTCTGTG AGGACGTGAAGGCCAAACATCCAAAAGTTTCATATGCTGACCTTGACCAA CTAGCTGGTGTTGTTGCAGTCCAGATTAAATGCAGGAGACCAACTATTGACTTTGTTCCAGGAAGATTTTCTAATTCACCAACTTTGTTTAGTCTCATGCATGTGTTTCGATTTtctatgttttaa
- the LOC108339169 gene encoding uncharacterized protein LOC108339169, translating to MASGASDPPLPPSGKYDKGKGKKSYLVKLMTRFNNEIGSSSQPTTPTSTSTGRSVPPPLVVPGLTSTPHQVPTSTPTSTGRSVPPPLVVHGLTPTPHQVPTSTPTSIGTSLPPPLQVPGLTPTPYQVPTNRMASLSPNVGSNPLTPTNIAPLPGIEDADPHSSSAANYVEECSNSCPIITPIGGGFYPTKTASKAITATIKQQFDEPWLTWGQIPKSARDVFFDRFKMKR from the exons ATGGCATCAGGTGCTTCTGACCCTCCTCTTCCACCTTCAGGAAAATATGATAAGGGGAAGGGGAAGAAATCTTATTTAGTGAAGTTGATGACACGTTTCAATAATGAAATTGGTTCAAGCAGTCAGCCAACTACACCTACCTCTACCTCCACTGGTAGATCTGTTCCACCTCCATTAGTTGTTCCTGGCTTGACTTCCACTCCACATCAAGTTCCTACATCTACACCTACCTCCACTGGTAGATCTGTTCCACCTCCATTAGTTGTTCATGGCTTGACTCCCACTCCACATCAAGTTCCTACATCTACACCTACCTCCATTGGTACATCTCTTCCACCTCCATTACAAGTGCCTGGCTTGACACCTACTCCATACCAAGTGCCTACTAATCGAATGGCTTCACTCTCTCCCAATGTTGGTTCTAACCCATTAACTCCCACAAATATTGCACCATTACCTGGTATAGAGGATGCAGATCCACATTCCAGTTCAGCCGCCAATTACGTGGAAGAATGTTCCAACAGTTGTCCAATAATTACACCCATTGGAGGAGg GTTTTATCCTACAAAAACTGCATCGAAGGCAATTACAGCCACCATCAAGCAACAGTTTGATGAGCCATGGCTAACATGGGGACAAATCCCTAAGTCAGCTAGAGATGTCTTCTTCGACCGTTTTAAG ATGAAAAGATAA